Genomic window (Candidatus Methylomirabilota bacterium):
CCTGCGACACGGGCACCCTGTTCGCCGGCGAGGCCGCCGTCCCCGTCACGGTGTGGCCGCAGCCGCCCCCCGCGGCCGTGGTTCGCGTCGTCGACACCGAGACGCGCGCGCTCGGCGCCCGGGAGACTGCGCGCCGGATCGAAGCGCTCGCGGGTCCCGCGCCGGCCGGCCGGTACTTCAAGAAGATCGACTCCACGCTGCGCGGCCACGTGGGCGTCGAGGTCCACGCCCTGATGCGCGTCCTCGGCACCTCCTGCGCCCTCCTGACGCCTGCCTTTCCGGCCCAGGGCCGAACCGTGATCGATCGCATCCTCATGATCGACGGCAGGCCCATCACCGAGACGACCCTCGGGCGCGATCCGGAATTCCCGCGCGCCACCACCTCGAACGTCGTCGACCTGCTGCGGCACGAGCTCGACCGACCGCTGGCCTGGATCCCGATCGATCAAGTCCGCGACGGGATCGAGTCGCTGACCGCGCGCCTGAAGCGCCTGGCGGGCACCGTCGCCATCGCCGACGCCGAGACCGACGACGACCTGGCCGCGCTGGTCGAGGCCGCGCTCGCCCTCGACGTGCCGCCATTGCTGGTCGGGGCCGCCGGACTGGGGCGGGCGCTGGCGGCCCGTCTCGGCCTGCTCGCCGAGCGCGTGGGGCTTCCGCCCTGCCGGCGCTCGCTGATCGTCGC
Coding sequences:
- a CDS encoding four-carbon acid sugar kinase family protein, which encodes MLTIVADDLTGACDTGTLFAGEAAVPVTVWPQPPPAAVVRVVDTETRALGARETARRIEALAGPAPAGRYFKKIDSTLRGHVGVEVHALMRVLGTSCALLTPAFPAQGRTVIDRILMIDGRPITETTLGRDPEFPRATTSNVVDLLRHELDRPLAWIPIDQVRDGIESLTARLKRLAGTVAIADAETDDDLAALVEAALALDVPPLLVGAAGLGRALAARLGLLAERVGLPPCRRSLIVAGSRHPATRAQIAAAREAGFQVLASDEVEAADPARVAARLADEARRALEQEAFDIVAVTGGQTAVALYKALKAERLDLVGPPGPGLAFGYLRAPRHPALAVLTKAGAFGAPDLFVSLLRETLV